Genomic window (Theileria annulata chromosome 4, complete sequence, *** SEQUENCING IN PROGRESS ***):
CAATATATTGGACCATGGTTATGCCCATATGTAATAAAGGGGAAGGAGGAAGGAAGTATTCTATTGATATTTCCAATGgattttagaaataaaaaCAGACCTCATGTGTTTGACACTATGAGAAGAGATTTTCTGTCAAAATTCGGATATAACTTCATTGAActgtattataattaattttaaaacaattttttacaaattaatatatattttatgatGGTTTGTGGGTGATAGTGTTGAGTTATTGGAAGTTTCAGTTACCACATAATATAcagtatatattaaaattttttgtaagatattttaattctaaaaCCCATTAAATGagatttttttattttttcatcttATCCTAAATGGACGAGGAGGCTGACGATGTTCAAAACAATTTTTCAAACGTGACTATGTTTTCTGAGGAGAATGAATCCCCAAAGAATGACACTGAAACAGACATGTTTCAGGATTCCTATATTGATCCTGAGGACAGAGGCTTTGATGTTAAAATTCCATTTCGCACAACTAAAAAGAAGACTAAAAAGTCGCTGAAAAAGCTTGATGAAGATTTTGTGCCAGCACAGAGTGACTTTAGGCCTGATTTGGACGATTTCATAGACGCAGACTTTGAGGAGAAAACTCAAACAAAGAAGCCTACGAGAGGGACAGGAAAAACTTACTTCGATGAGGTAATCAAGAGAGTTAAGGACCGTAAGCGCCACAATACAAAGTTATCTGACGAGGAGTGTCAGTTGCACTGCAGACAACTAGTTGAGCGGATGATCTCAGCAGCTTCAGAAGACGTTGAGTCGCTTAAGAATGGGAAACCAGGACTTGCCAAGCTAAAGATGCTCAACTCACTATCGGACATAAATAAGCCTTCATGGCGCCAATGGTGTATATCTGAAGGAGTTGCAGTAGCACTTGCCAGCTGGCTCGCACCCCTCTCTGACGGATCACTCCCTAATTTGAGTGTCAGGACTAAAGTGCTAGAGATTGCACTCCAACTTCCGTTCCAGCCTAGCGACCTTAGGGACAACGATCTCGGAAGGATAATCGTATCGCTTTGGAACCACCCAGACGAAACTGACTCAAATCGCACTCTCATCAGGTCAATTGTTCAGAAGTGGACTAGACCAATGTTAGGAATTGCAACCTCCTACTCTGAAATCCAAGACTCATTTGTCGACAGTAAGCCCATCGTAACCTCAGATTCAGTCTACAAGGACCGGAAATTCGACCCGAAACGAGTTTCAGTTACTCAGGAACGCATCAAAAGCAAGTTATCACAGATGTACAGAAATATAGAATCCAAACATAAAACGCCTGGGAAAGCTACCAGGGTCAAAATCACAGGTggaatgaaataattataattttcattacagttttaattttttaaatcaatatttgTGTTATTTGatttcataaaattttaacgATTGTGTTAACTTATTCACTTGGAAGAACATCAAGTTGTGTTTATTTCTTCATGGTTCACTcagtttattttatcttcaaatgttaatattttgtattatatttttcaataattaattaattgtattatattttaattgcATAATTCTTCTTTctttgaaatattaatgtttaattttatctagAGATATTACTGTAACGAGTatcaaatttgatatataatgtcatttttttcaaataattccCTACAACAAAGTTCTTTTCCTTCTTTTACATCTAATCAAAATCAAAGCCTAAACAATTCTCAGCCGTTTTCCGGCTTCTCCAATTCAACTCCCTTAGTCTCTCCTCAAACCAACTCACTTTTaggtatttatatattttttatattatacaaatttatagGAAACTCTTTTAATAGTACACAATCTACTGGTTCCATTTTTGGTCAATCTCAACCCAGTCAGTCGATATTTGGTCAATCTAAACCTTCATTATTCGGACAATCTCAACCCAGTCAATCAATTTTTGGACAAACGAGTCAATCCAATACTGGTTCTATATTTGGTCAAAGTCAACCTTCTCAATCAATTTTTGGACAAAATTCACAATCTAATACTGGTTCTATATTTGGTCAGAACACACAATCAAGTGGTTCAATATTTGGTCAAAATAGTCAGTCTAGTGGTTCTATATTCGGACAATCCACCAGTGGATCTATATTTGGACAAACACAGCCTAATCAATCTATATTTGGGCAAAGTCAACCCGGCCAATCAATATTCGGTCAGAACACACAATCTACCGGTTCTATATTTGGTCAAACCAGCAAATCCAACACTGGTAGTATATTTGGTCAATCTCAGCCAAGCCAATCTATATTTGGACAGAATACACAATCAAGTGGCTCAATTTTTGGTCAACCTCAACCCAATCAATCAATATTTGGCCAAAGTCAAACTTCAATATTCAGTCCAACGGAGCCAAGTGACAGCGTTTTGGGGCAAAATAATATGTCAACAGGCCCTTTATTAGATCAAACTGCCACAGCAATTAATTCAACATTTGATgaaaattcaataattagCGAACTAACAAATAAACAAAAGGAATTTATTTATGAACTTTGGATGGAAGATGCATTCAAATCAGAAAATTTCGaggtaaattttaaaccaTTAATTCCATGTTTAGGATGGAAAGATACCAGAATTCCCaccaaatttaaatcactTCGTCAATTTCAGtttctaattaatttattacatgtGTAAATACTACAAGTTACTatatagaatatttaataccTTTGTGGTTGGACCgtatttattttctaagCTTGAAATCAGGCTTGAGAAATTGTCACTCCTCTTCTTACGGTTAGCCTTGAAAACAtaagtttatataaaattaccaaaatTTGGGCTGAGAGCTCTTCAAAATCcctaaaaaatatgaaactAATATATGGTTACATGTCATTTTCAGTTTTTTCAGCCTTTTTACAGGTCtttttgtatttatttttcatgCTTGTTAAGTGTTTTGGTTTCGACGTCCTGACGAAATTTGGTGTAGATTTCAGTTTCTAAAAcctttaaaaaattaaaaattaccttcGACTTAATGTTCTTGTTAAAGAAATCAAGGAATCTATCCAAATCCTCTGTATCCGATAAGggtattgaaaataataaattcgTCAAGTCTCCATCATATCTATATCATAGTTTAATAaggtataataaaatccTAGGTACTTATTGTAGAAATCAAGAAGATCTTCAGATTCAGATTTACTTCCTTTGTAGGTTTTGGAGAAGTCAACAATGTCTTCTTGTGTGACTGGAGTCCTGTAAAACTCATAGGCTGCAGCAAATGCGGCCTCTTCTTCCCCTTCCCATCCTtcaaaatttagaaattatgGAAAAACATACCGAATTCGTCGTAGTTCTTGCGCTTATGGTCATCCTTTAGGATTTCATAGGCATGTTTGAGCTGAACGAAGTGATTTTTGGCATCTTCCTgtacaaaaattataagattcctttttaaaatgttattttggagtatataaatcaggaaaactttaaattaaagtaaatttatatgCAAAATTACTAGTATgtgtaaaatgtgtatatcACTAAAGttggaaataatttaaactaattatGAAAATCTTACTTGTTCTTTTTTACTTAATCCTTGGAGTTTATCAGGGTGAGATTTAAGAGCGGCCAGCCTATAGGCCTTAACAACATCCCGAGTAGTAGCGGTTTGGTCAATGCCTAATAGAAGATAAAGTTTAGgagttttattttttcccATATAGGcatttatatactattgacaaaaatatacagtatatgtgtaaaaaattgaatGAATTACACATTTGGGGGGATTCCTTCACGCCGTACCACtatattaaaaaacaaCGCCTAactataattttttaattttataaaattattttatttaaatggAGTTAGTGAATAAAACCTCCCCTCTGGGTATGGGCACTAAGGTCGTGGTTCATCCCATTGTTCTTCTCTCCGTTGTGGACCATTACAACAGGTGTGCCCAGGGCACTTCCCGGAGAGTTGTTGGCACGATTTTGGGCGAGACAATCAGTGGAGAACTCCACATCACAAATTCTTACGCTATCCCTTTCGAGGAAGACACGAAAAACCCTCTCGTTTGGTACTTTGATCACAATTATCATGAGAATATGTTCAAAATGTTCAAAAAGGTTTTTTCTCATTATTTCATAACtatttatactaatatactatatatactaCAGTATACATAGTATATGTTATACTGAGAAATGTTTAGATTAATGCTAAAGAGCGTGTTCTTGGTTGGTATAGTACTGGTCCGAAGTGCAAATTGGCTGACTTAGAAATTCACGAAATTTATCGCAAATACTGTCCACATCCAATCTACATTATTGTAGATATCACTCAAGtgatttttatatttaatttaaacattCTAACCTctaaatattcaaaatttatcTATAATACCTATATAATTCCTTAATTTTCCTTtaatgttatataatttgtttagaAGGATGAATTGCCCATTGAGGCTTACTTATCTGTTGAGGAACCTACTAGTGACTCTCGCTTCCGCAGAACTTTTGTTCACGTTCCATTTTCTGTTGGTAGGAAACCatacttttatttttatgatTAGGTTCTTTTGATGCTGAGGAGGTTGGTTTGGAGCATCTTCTCAGAGATTTAACCAATTCCACTACTTCTACACTCTCCAAAAAggtatttaatttattcctctattatatttttatccTTTGTATAGGTCGAGAGTAAGATTAGTGCTTTGAGATCTCTGGTTTCTAAGCTTACTGAAATGGTTGACTATCTCGGCGGTGTTATTTCAGGAACTTACACCCTAAATCCATCAATAGTATATATGTTACAGGTATATACTACTATCTACTAATTCCTATTTATACTAACTACCAATTCCTATTTATGGTGTATGGATGTGATTTACGAGATTAAATGTGTTTTAGGACATATTTAACATGTTTCCAGCCATGGACGATGAAGAACTAATTGAGGCGTTTGCGATTAATATGAACGACACGACGATGACTTCGTACCTCGGAACCATCATCAGAACAATGATTGCACTCCACAATCTTATAAATAACATGGCCGAAAATAAGAGAAGATCCCAACTTAAATTGTCATCCACAACTTAATATCTTCGACAACTTAATTTACCCCTCCCGTCTGAAATccttaattataatattgtacaCGGTTAATTTTACGATTTCTTAGATTTCTTGAGcttattaatactattcAGCTTGTTTGAGGCGTATTTCTTGGCCTTTCCAGACTTGAAATGGCCTTCTCTGGCAGTGCTCTGGATATCCAAGTTCTGGTTATCGAGGTCCATGAGAGGGCCTGAAGCCAACATGGTCTTCTTGTCCATCTTCAGACTCATTCCAGAATCCTCAAGCTCACCAGGCTCGAATTTACGCCTACCACGAGGCCCAGCAAGTCCTGATAATTAATCATACACATACTCACCAACTTTTACAATAAATAccaaaataaattaaccaagtttataaaatatacattaaaaataaataaactaaaaGTTTACCTGCCAAGGGTACATTCTCTGATCTCAGATCTAGAGGCATTTTTGGAATGGATTGCGGAAAAACTGCGTTTTCATcttctaaaaataaaataaacgTAAAATACAATCCAAATACCTggatataaaaatttatttggtTTCCGAACGGGCTGAACGTACTTCCCTTGCTGaattaatctaattttCTTGTAAGATTCTACTACACTTGGATAATACTTGACTCctaaagaaaaattaatagtttCTAATCTCTACCTTCAACGACTTGTCGTTTTGCTGTTCTATAACGCCTTAGCGTTTTTGATCTCAGCCCCTTTgacattatatatatactgaGAGTTATAGTAAGAGTGTTATGGGAGTACTATCCTTAAAATcccaaaattttaaaaattaatataaaattattatacataaatgttgaaaataatataaaattgaataaacAGTTATTATATAGAGTGTTGGGAAGTAAATTAAACTAATGATTAAGTTCGGCGTTTACGTTGTTGTTCAACGATATTTGCGACTTCGTTCATTTTAGCTTTTGCACGTCTATGGGTTCCCAGACGCCTCTTAGCGAACTTAAAAGCCCTTTTACTTGTGGAAGCTGATCCGATTTTGACGAGCTCAATTAGGTTTCTCTCGTAGGGCGCAAATCCGCAGACTTCACGAATTACTTCGGAAACTAGAGCTGAACGGTTCGTCTTAAGTCCTTTTCTTCTACTAGGTCTCACTGAGCTTGTGAGTGGAATTGGAGTTACCGTATGTCCTTTATTAAGACCCACtaaaaatcattatattCTAGTTACTTACATACCTGATACTCCAGACCTTAATTCACGTTTCTTCATTTCCTTTTCTAccattttatttaattttattatttaatcgGGTTTATGTTTGgaatataatttctaaattatcaatattactGATGAATCTATAATAGTAAACTTGGggtataaaattaaatcctTTATGAAATCAAGACTTTATATTTctaaatgaaaaattattccaTAAAAGTTTCTATGTAATTAATTCTTTCTTTGGTTTGATATGGGGACACATTTATGGAATCCACTTATCTAGTTCGATTTCCTTACATACTTTTACACAATTACTAATTTCTCTTATcacttaattatatatagaaaTATTTCTAGGCATATAGAtttatttatgttattaaatataatttgggTATGAATTACAATTTCATATCAACATCTTGTATTGTAcatgataataatttttcaattgCTGGTCCAATTTGTGGATGTTTATGTTTTCCCAATAATTCTctcaataatttatattcatctTCATTCAACATATCTAtacaatataataaatctaattttaattttataaatatttaattttataaatatttgattGAGTAATTTTGGAATCAGATAGGGATAACTGAGTTATTCAACATTATATcaattatgtatataatttgttcatCATATTCCATTATTACTTATACACTAATGGtaattatactaaaaaattacgttgataattgtataaaaatagGTATAATGATTGATGCCAAATAACTGGTAAATGGTCTGGGAAGTTGAcgaatttataaaaatactgTAAACATTGTCCAATGacctaatattaattatattgtgtttaattattgtaaTCCTTTAGGTTTATTAAATggttttaataattttaaaggatattattattgcaaagataaaattgatCTAGTAGTTACTATATCAGAGTGATCTTTGCCATTACACTTATTAAACATACCTTAATTggtaatttatattttttttgaAATAGTATTGTGAGTATAAAACTGGTACTACCAAACCATTTTGGGTATTGACAAATCTGAATTATAAATGCTGACACATGGAAAACTGGTATTGAAATTTTCTTCAGAACACTTCCAATTATTGCTCCTTCTCTATATGTACATCCCTAAAACTCATTATTACACACCACTgtcaatattatattacaataatattgtgatagttatttttatcagACTGGGGCGATACAGATGGTCGTCATTATTTTCAGACTGTCAGAGTATCATTCATcatttagaaattaaaattacttacCTCCTGTACTAGCGGTAGTAAAATCCCCTTGAACCAAGCCGTAGGCTTAAACATCGCCTTCATCAGTGATTCATAGTAATGATGATTCAGAGTCTTATTACTTGCCAAGTTCTCTCTAACTGCTGGGagtaatatatataaataaaatatttcagCCTAAGAATACGTCAGAATCTTATATATAGTCTCAGATGTATATAAACTACTATGTTAcaacaattatataaacataCATTTGACTCATTCATGTTAGATGAGAAAAGTCGTGTAACTTCGTACATTGCGTTTGGGGTCCAATTTTGGGGGTTAGTGAACTGGATGATTTCAGACCAGTTAGTCATTTTAGGGAGCACCTTAAATGCCTTAGGAAGTCCTCCACTCTTATATCTGGATAGATATATAccaatttcattataaaCTGGTCTCAATTTATCCATCACATTTTCCTGAACAATTTTGTTGCCCAATTCAATTCAATTAACTAATGTTTAAAATACCTTTGTGGGCTTAGTGTTTGATAAATCATTCAATTTTGACCAAATTTCACTAGTGTTTGAGGTAGTTTGGAATTCTGGCAAAAATCCAGCCGAATCTTCGGGGTAATCAAAAGAAACCAAAGGGTCATTTTCCAGGAAATCAGTCCCCCTTATTTTTTCCCTATTTtatcataaattaataattttcgaataaatatatcatattaatgttaattatCTTTAATTTGTGGAGAACTAACTTTGGAATCTCTTCATTAGCTTCTTTGAGGAGTTGTTGTACTTTGAAGCTCACATCTTGAGGCAGTTCCTCTGTTATTTCTGGTTCAAAGTCTGATAAATCTGAATCCAGGTCCctttttttagttttttttttatttttgtgatttttattctttttaattACTTTGGCCTTTTTCGCCTTAATATTCTTATCTTTGGTTTTCATAAATTGCGATTTCTATccttaaaatattttacaaataaataaaaaattaaacattCACATTCATTTTGTTTATAGTGATGGTTGTTAAGCCTTCTACTACTTCCGTTTAAATGGGGGATCATTTCTAGATTTGTGTCCTGCTCTTTCATTATTCGTTCCTTAAATTACTCAAAATAGGTTTATACTTCTTTGTTTTAttgtttattaatttctaaGCAGTTTTTTCTACTATTTTTCTGAATTTTTTACTTATTTTTTTCGACACACCTTCTCATTTCCATGATTTATccatttaaataaaaaatccactgttttaatttgtaataataaattaaaatacacCAATAGAttactaattaaattttctttcCTAAATTTCCTTCCTCTTCTCTTTTTACATTTCCTCTACttacttaatttattcatcATTTTATCTTCTTAGATATGACTATTACTCTATTATCTTATCTTTTCACAAGACTTCAAATTTACTTTAAATGTATAATGTTCAATATTCCTAAATGATGGATCCAGCTTCCCCggtttattattattttataattatttttagactCTTCAGAATGCTAACAATTTTCCCAATTCAGCTACTTTTGTCTGTTCCAAGTCCAGTATTGCTATCTTAAAGGTACTTGTTCTTTTTAAACACTTTTTAGATTCCTGACCCTCTAATTACTATAACCAATTACAAACCTTCTCCTAACAAATGCTCCTGTAAAACCACCTGTTCCTGTCCTCATTCCACTCCTTCAAAGGCCATTTCAACCCGGAATTCTCCTAAATCCTTGAATTGTTCTTTAAATCACCATGACTTTTCTACCAACTCATCTCCAACAATCAATTATCAATCTAATCCTAAACCTAAAATTGACAAGAATGTCAAGAATTCTGAGAAAAATGTAACTAAGACGTTAAAAAATGTTACGAAAACTGACAAATATGTGCACAAAAACATCGAAAATCCAGATAAACATTCTGCAAATAGCTCTAGGAATTCTCTGACGTCATGTAAAACTAATCCTACAAAGCCAAATTATAAGTCCAAAAACCCTATTGGAAAGGGTAGAAAATGCTCAAGAAAGCTTAAAAGACTaaaaaaactaaataatagCAGCAATAATACTCTCAACAGTACCAATTCAACACAATCCAACTCTCTAATAAACACCAACACTATAAACACcaataatgtaaatttaaataatgtaaatttaaataagaGTATTAAAGTGAAAAGTGATAAATGTGTTGGTACTTATGACATTGAAGATACTAACTTAGAACGAGGCATTTTAAActgaattattataatttttagagaGGCTGAACATTTTGGAACATTTGGGCGAGGCTGAAAGtcttttaaaatttgaacGCGAACTTCGTTTCAGTCAAATCAGGTCAGACTATAGTCTCGTCAGGGACCGTATTGAAGAGAAGTTCCACTTGGTGGTCATGTGTTGTCGTAAACGTCAGGTTGAGTTGAACAGCAAATACATCGAGGTAATCAGTacactaattttaaacttgtcaagttgtattttattctaatttatattttgtatttaataaaatttataaattagaaaCTGGATAAAATTGAGAGGAGACTTTCTGGGATTAGGCTGCCCACTTTGAGCCACATTAAGAAACAGCttgaattttttaactAGTGTATATGatagaatttgaaaatttacaaat
Coding sequences:
- a CDS encoding uncharacterized protein (Tap349h10.p1c.cand.73 - score = 29.74), yielding MDEEADDVQNNFSNVTMFSEENESPKNDTETDMFQDSYIDPEDRGFDVKIPFRTTKKKTKKSLKKLDEDFVPAQSDFRPDLDDFIDADFEEKTQTKKPTRGTGKTYFDEVIKRVKDRKRHNTKLSDEECQLHCRQLVERMISAASEDVESLKNGKPGLAKLKMLNSLSDINKPSWRQWCISEGVAVALASWLAPLSDGSLPNLSVRTKVLEIALQLPFQPSDLRDNDLGRIIVSLWNHPDETDSNRTLIRSIVQKWTRPMLGIATSYSEIQDSFVDSKPIVTSDSVYKDRKFDPKRVSVTQERIKSKLSQMYRNIESKHKTPGKATRVKITGGMK
- a CDS encoding Spm1 homologue, putative (Tap349h10.p1c.cand.74 - score = 18.68), which encodes MSFFSNNSLQQSSFPSFTSNQNQSLNNSQPFSGFSNSTPLVSPQTNSLLGIYIFFILYKFIGNSFNSTQSTGSIFGQSQPSQSIFGQSKPSLFGQSQPSQSIFGQTSQSNTGSIFGQSQPSQSIFGQNSQSNTGSIFGQNTQSSGSIFGQNSQSSGSIFGQSTSGSIFGQTQPNQSIFGQSQPGQSIFGQNTQSTGSIFGQTSKSNTGSIFGQSQPSQSIFGQNTQSSGSIFGQPQPNQSIFGQSQTSIFSPTEPSDSVLGQNNMSTGPLLDQTATAINSTFDENSIISELTNKQKEFIYELWMEDAFKSENFEVNFKPLIPCLGWKDTRIPTKFKSLRQFQFLINLLHV
- a CDS encoding uncharacterized protein (Tap349h10.p1c.C.cand.154 - score = 33.13); its protein translation is MGKNKTPKLYLLLGIDQTATTRDVVKAYRLAALKSHPDKLQGLSKKEQEDAKNHFVQLKHAYEILKDDHKRKNYDEFGWEGEEEAAFAAAYEFYRTPVTQEDIVDFSKTYKGSKSESEDLLDFYNKYDGDLTNLLFSIPLSDTEDLDRFLDFFNKNIKSKKLKSTPNFVRTSKPKHLTSMKNKYKKTCKKAEKTENDMDFEELSAQILVILYKLMFSRLTVRRGVTISQA
- a CDS encoding 26S proteasome (regulatory) subunit, putative (Tap349h10.p1c.cand.75 - score = 26.94), whose amino-acid sequence is MELVNKTSPLGMGTKVVVHPIVLLSVVDHYNRCAQGTSRRVVGTILGETISGELHITNSYAIPFEEDTKNPLVWYFDHNYHENMFKMFKKINAKERVLGWYSTGPKCKLADLEIHEIYRKYCPHPIYIIVDITQKDELPIEAYLSVEEPTSDSRFRRTFVHVPFSVGSFDAEEVGLEHLLRDLTNSTTSTLSKKVESKISALRSLVSKLTEMVDYLGGVISGTYTLNPSIVYMLQDIFNMFPAMDDEELIEAFAINMNDTTMTSYLGTIIRTMIALHNLINNMAENKRRSQLKLSSTT
- a CDS encoding uncharacterized protein (Tap349h10.p1c.C.cand.153 - score = 20.36) produces the protein MSKGLRSKTLRRYRTAKRQVVEGVKYYPSVVESYKKIRLIQQGKYVQPVRKPNKFLYPEDENAVFPQSIPKMPLDLRSENVPLAGLAGPRGRRKFEPGELEDSGMSLKMDKKTMLASGPLMDLDNQNLDIQSTAREGHFKSGKAKKYASNKLNSINKLKKSKKS
- a CDS encoding 60S ribosomal protein L36, putative (Tap349h10.p1c.C.cand.152 - score = 12.85) — encoded protein: MVEKEMKKRELRSGVSVGLNKGHTVTPIPLTSSVRPSRRKGLKTNRSALVSEVIREVCGFAPYERNLIELVKIGSASTSKRAFKFAKRRLGTHRRAKAKMNEVANIVEQQRKRRT
- a CDS encoding uncharacterized protein (Tap349h10.p1c.C.cand.151 - score = 24.88); translated protein: MKTKDKNIKAKKAKVIKKNKNHKNKKKTKKRDLDSDLSDFEPEITEELPQDVSFKVQQLLKEANEEIPKEKIRGTDFLENDPLVSFDYPEDSAGFLPEFQTTSNTSEIWSKLNDLSNTKPTKENVMDKLRPVYNEIGIYLSRYKSGGLPKAFKVLPKMTNWSEIIQFTNPQNWTPNAMYEVTRLFSSNMNESNAEIFYLYILLPAVRENLASNKTLNHHYYESLMKAMFKPTAWFKGILLPLVQEGCTYREGAIIGSVLKKISIPVFHVSAFIIQICQYPKWFGSTSFILTILFQKKYKLPIKVIGQCLQYFYKFVNFPDHLPVIWHQSLYLFLYNYQHLLYCIDMLNEDEYKLLRELLGKHKHPQIGPAIEKLLSCTIQDVDMKL
- a CDS encoding uncharacterized protein (Tap349h10.p1c.cand.76 - score = 21.05;~1 probable transmembrane helix predicted for TA07405 by TMHMM2.0 at aa 7-29), which encodes MDPASPVYYYFIIIFRLFRMLTIFPIQLLLSVPSPIPDPLITITNYKPSPNKCSCKTTCSCPHSTPSKAISTRNSPKSLNCSLNHHDFSTNSSPTINYQSNPKPKIDKNVKNSEKNVTKTLKNVTKTDKYVHKNIENPDKHSANSSRNSLTSCKTNPTKPNYKSKNPIGKGRKCSRKLKRLKKLNNSSNNTLNSTNSTQSNSLINTNTINTNNVNLNNVNLNKSIKVKSDKCVERLNILEHLGEAESLLKFERELRFSQIRSDYSLVRDRIEEKFHLVVMCCRKRQVELNSKYIEVISTLILNLSSCILF